One window from the genome of Streptococcus salivarius encodes:
- the trmD gene encoding tRNA (guanosine(37)-N1)-methyltransferase TrmD, which translates to MKIDILTLFPDMFAPLEHSIVGKAKDKGLLEINYHNFRENAEKARHVDDEPYGGGQGMLLRAQPIFDTFDKLDVTKPRVILLDPAGRTFDQAYAEELAQEEELVFICGHYEGYDERIKTLVTDEISLGDFVLTGGELAAMTIVDATVRLIPEVLGKEASHKDDSFSSGLLEFPQYTRPAEFRGMKVPDVLLSGHHVNIRRWRMEQSLRKTWERRPDLLENYDFTDEERQILEEIKAEGK; encoded by the coding sequence ATGAAGATTGATATCTTGACACTATTTCCAGATATGTTTGCTCCCTTAGAGCATTCCATTGTTGGTAAGGCAAAGGATAAGGGCCTTCTAGAAATCAACTATCACAATTTTCGTGAAAATGCGGAGAAGGCTCGTCACGTAGATGATGAACCTTACGGTGGCGGTCAAGGTATGTTGCTACGTGCCCAGCCAATTTTTGATACCTTTGACAAGTTAGACGTCACAAAACCTCGCGTTATTCTCTTAGATCCTGCGGGTCGTACCTTTGATCAGGCCTATGCAGAAGAATTGGCGCAAGAAGAGGAATTGGTCTTTATCTGTGGTCACTATGAGGGCTATGATGAGCGCATCAAAACCTTAGTGACAGATGAGATTTCCTTGGGAGATTTTGTCTTAACTGGGGGAGAGTTGGCTGCAATGACTATTGTAGATGCGACTGTCCGCTTGATTCCTGAAGTTTTAGGTAAGGAAGCTAGTCATAAGGATGATAGTTTCTCATCAGGGCTTTTGGAATTTCCACAGTACACGCGCCCAGCTGAGTTTCGTGGCATGAAGGTGCCAGATGTTCTCTTGTCAGGGCACCACGTCAATATTCGACGTTGGCGTATGGAACAGAGTTTGCGTAAGACCTGGGAGCGTCGACCAGACCTCTTGGAAAACTATGACTTTACGGATGAAGAACGTCAGATTTTAGAAGAGATAAAAGCAGAAGGAAAATAA
- the rimM gene encoding ribosome maturation factor RimM (Essential for efficient processing of 16S rRNA) translates to MTYYNVGKIVNTQGLHGELRVLSVTDFADERFKKKSVLALFDDKDNYIMDVEIASHRKHKNFDIVKFKGLYHINDVEKYKGCSLKIAEENLTDLDDGEFYYHEIIGLDVYEGDTLIGQVKEILQPGANDVWVVKRKGKKDLLLPYIPPVVLDVDVAAGRVEVELMEGLDDED, encoded by the coding sequence ATGACATACTATAACGTTGGAAAGATTGTGAATACACAGGGCTTGCACGGGGAACTTCGTGTTTTGTCTGTAACAGATTTTGCGGATGAGCGTTTTAAGAAGAAGAGTGTCCTAGCCCTTTTTGATGACAAAGACAATTACATCATGGATGTTGAGATTGCGAGTCACCGTAAACATAAAAACTTTGATATCGTTAAGTTTAAGGGGCTTTACCATATCAATGATGTGGAGAAGTATAAGGGCTGCAGCCTCAAGATTGCTGAGGAAAATTTAACAGACCTTGATGATGGGGAATTTTACTACCATGAAATCATTGGCCTTGATGTTTACGAAGGTGATACTTTGATTGGTCAGGTCAAAGAGATTCTCCAACCGGGCGCTAATGATGTTTGGGTAGTAAAACGTAAAGGCAAAAAAGATTTGCTCTTGCCATACATCCCACCTGTAGTTCTTGATGTTGATGTTGCAGCTGGACGTGTTGAGGTTGAGCTCATGGAAGGATTAGACGATGAAGATTGA